In a genomic window of Zingiber officinale cultivar Zhangliang chromosome 9B, Zo_v1.1, whole genome shotgun sequence:
- the LOC122024965 gene encoding F-box/kelch-repeat protein At3g61590-like, producing the protein MDGVDSWQKSLPIAYFQREVAGFNPMNGNGDGGNHEEDEHALISLDAILPDDLLEKVLSFLPIASIIRSSFVCKRWYESVHSGRWSWTKMLPQKPWYFMFNCGGDAVSGYAYDPSLRKWYSFDFPCIEQSNWLTSSSGGLVCAMDNEDRSRVFVCNPITRDWKRLRDAPGGRFPDYSALAVSVDRRTHVYTVAVAKCKQVPQDYYQWDFSIHVYESATRSWTTPFAQVLVGWRGSDECVICDGVLYYLIYSTGVLRNMEQRHCLVIYDLAGQPSSRTSLMQMVIPVPCSLTCGRLMNQGGKLVMVGGIGKPDRPGIIKGIGIWVLLENKEWREVARMPQKFFQGFGEFDDVFASSGAGDVIYIQSFGSPALLTYDMSQKLWKWSAKSPVIKRFPLQLFTGFCFEPRLEVAS; encoded by the coding sequence ATGGACGGTGTGGATTCGTGGCAGAAGAGTCTTCCCATCGCCTACTTCCAGCGTGAGGTTGCCGGGTTCAATCCGATGAATGGGAATGGAGACGGCGGCAACCACGAGGAGGATGAACACGCATTGATCTCGTTGGATGCCATCTTGCCCGATGATCTCCTCGAGAAGGTGCTCTCCTTCTTGCCCATAGCCAGCATCATCCGATCGAGCTTTGTTTGCAAGCGGTGGTACGAGTCGGTGCACTCGGGCCGGTGGTCGTGGACCAAAATGTTGCCTCAGAAACCGTGGTACTTCATGTTCAACTGCGGCGGCGACGCTGTCTCGGGATACGCCTACGACCCGAGCCTCCGCAAGTGGTACAGCTTCGACTTCCCCTGCATCGAGCAGAGCAACTGGCTGACGTCCTCGTCCGGCGGCCTGGTCTGTGCCATGGACAACGAGGACCGTAGCCGCGTCTTCGTCTGCAACCCCATCACGCGCGACTGGAAGCGGCTGCGCGATGCCCCCGGCGGGAGGTTCCCTGACTACAGCGCGCTCGCAGTGTCGGTCGACCGGCGCACCCACGTCTACACGGTAGCCGTCGCCAAGTGCAAGCAGGTGCCGCAGGACTACTACCAGTGGGACTTCTCCATCCACGTCTACGAGTCGGCGACGCGGTCATGGACCACGCCCTTCGCGCAGGTTCTCGTCGGGTGGAGAGGCAGCGACGAGTGCGTCATATGCGACGGCGTTCTCTACTACTTGATCTACTCCACCGGTGTGCTCCGGAACATGGAGCAGCGCCATTGCCTGGTTATATACGACCTCGCCGGCCAGCCGTCTTCCCGAACGAGTCTAATGCAAATGGTGATCCCGGTGCCCTGCTCGCTCACCTGCGGCCGACTGATGAACCAGGGAGGCAAACTGGTGATGGTAGGCGGGATCGGGAAGCCCGACCGGCCTGGAATCATCAAGGGGATTGGAATTTGGGTTCTGCTGGAGAACAAGGAATGGCGGGAGGTGGCCCGAATGCCGCAGAAGTTCTTCCAGGGGTTCGGTGAGTTTGACGACGTCTTTGCGAGCAGCGGCGCCGGAGACGTCATCTACATACAGAGCTTCGGGTCGCCGGCGCTGCTGACGTACGACATGAGCCAGAAATTGTGGAAGTGGTCGGCTAAGAGCCCGGTGATAAAGCGCTTCCCGCTGCAACTCTTTACTGGGTTCTGCTTCGAACCCAGGCTTGAGGTCGCTTCCTGA